The following coding sequences are from one Humulus lupulus chromosome X, drHumLupu1.1, whole genome shotgun sequence window:
- the LOC133803973 gene encoding phospholipase A(1) DAD1, chloroplastic-like has protein sequence MKLNSIRVVGPCTTSSRSVGSSSSSFRCCTLTPVQSQPTAKRLRVSIDENHHGNDQGIITNQVINGSHHALLQPVRSDRTKLGKKWKEYQGVKNWDGLLDPLDENLRREILRYGQFADAAYKSFDFDPSSPSYATCKFPKSSFLERSGLPETGYRVTRNLRATSGIQLPRWFDRAPSWVATKSSWIGYVAVCQDKDEIARLGRRDVVISFRGTATCLEWLENLRATLSHLPSQTGSDCDAFGPDECGPMVESGFLSLYTSSTDHSPSLQQMVRHEIGRLLQSYGDQPLSLTITGHSLGAALATLAAYDIKTHFNRAPLVTVISFGGPRVGNQSFRCRLEKQGTKVLRIVNSDDVITKVPGFVFDECHVSRAHEFHVAGLPRWIRRQVEDSSPSWVYAEVGRELRLSSRDSPYLSGFNVATCHDLKTYLHLIDGFVSSTCPFRATARRMLGKHPRSETLARA, from the coding sequence ATGAAATTAAACTCCATTAGAGTGGTTGGGCCATGCACAACCAGTTCTAGATCAGTTGGATCGTCGTCGTCTTCTTTCCGGTGTTGCACTCTCACTCCTGTACAATCTCAGCCCACTGCAAAGAGACTTAGAGTGAGTATCGACGAAAATCATCATGGTAACGATCAAGGGATCATCACCAACCAAGTAATCAATGGCTCACACCACGCATTGCTCCAACCGGTTAGGAGCGATCGGACTAAACTTGGAAAGAAATGGAAGGAGTACCAAGGTGTCAAAAACTGGGACGGTTTACTTGACCCTCTGGACGAAAACTTACGCCGGGAGATACTCAGGTACGGTCAGTTTGCCGATGCTGCTTACAAGTCCTTCGACTTTgacccttcttctccttcttacGCCACATGCAAGTTCCCCAAGAGCTCATTTCTCGAACGGTCCGGTCTCCCGGAAACCGGTTACAGGGTAACCCGAAACCTAAGAGCCACTTCAGGCATTCAGCTCCCGCGCTGGTTCGACCGGGCGCCCAGTTGGGTTGCCACCAAGTCCAGCTGGATAGGCTACGTGGCAGTGTGTCAGGACAAGGATGAAATCGCCCGGCTTGGCCGCCGTGACGTGGTGATTTCTTTTCGGGGCACTGCCACTTGTCTGGAATGGCTTGAGAATCTACGAGCCACACTGTCCCATCTCCCGAGCCAAACCGGGTCGGACTGTGACGCTTTTGGGCCCGACGAGTGTGGGCCCATGGTTGAAAGCGGGTTTTTGAGTCTGTACACCTCCAGTACGGACCACAGCCCAAGTCTCCAGCAAATGGTGAGACACGAAATAGGCAGGCTTCTCCAGTCTTACGGAGACCAGCCTCTGAGCCTGACCATCACCGGCCACAGCCTCGGCGCTGCGCTTGCCACGTTGGCAGCTTACGACATCAAAACCCACTTCAATCGGGCCCCGCTCGTGACCGTAATTTCCTTTGGCGGGCCCCGCGTCGGAAACCAGAGCTTCCGGTGTCGTTTGGAGAAGCAGGGAACCAAAGTGCTGAGGATAGTGAACTCGGACGACGTGATCACGAAAGTCCCCGGTTTCGTTTTCGACGAATGCCACGTGTCACGAGCGCATGAATTCCACGTGGCAGGGCTGCCCCGCTGGATACGTAGGCAAGTCGAGGACAGTAGTCCCAGCTGGGTCTACGCCGAGGTGGGAAGAGAGTTAAGACTAAGTAGCCGGGACTCTCCGTACCTCAGCGGGTTTAACGTTGCTACGTGCCACGATCTCAAAACTTATCTCCACTTAATAGATGGGTTCGTGAGTTCCACGTGTCCTTTCAGAGCTACAGCTAGGAGAATGCTAGGCAAACACCCCCGATCAGAGACTCTTGCCAGAGCTTAA
- the LOC133805613 gene encoding uncharacterized protein LOC133805613 codes for MKRNFKSIQNSSTSIGKNDKITKSSYAGVNINLEDLESDPGLRTPIMDHPLKIRDQVRRAYMQKGPCQPHLKPFPSTKVGTQSRAFNCAWYEEFQNWLEYSVSKDGAFCLYCYLFKSNCGGQSGGDSFVGQGFRNFKNGKARLYTHVERCDILREKQDAIISEALKCGEISSGRGLNQETNLKRPSDTRWGSHYATLVSLINLFSPITNVLQIIVDDGRANSEQSLHLMKAFLGITNELSKALQRKDQDIANAMKLVEICKKRLQAMRDNEWDSFLNQVSTFCAKYNVDVLDMDDTFVAQGRSRRKTQEMTNLHHYRVEFFFVVIDIQLQELNERFNEVNTELLLCLASLCPGDSFVAFDKKKLARFAEYYPKDFSTFELMILDDQLETYIIDVRTTEKFLGLKSIGDLTQKMVKTKKDIVYPLVYRLITLALILPVVTATVERVFSSMNILKNRLRNRMGDQWMNDCLLVYIEKDIFNSLDNEVIMQRFQNMKTRRGRL; via the exons ATGAAGAGGAATTTTAAAAGTATACAAAATTCCTCAACTTCTATAGGAAAGAATgataaaattacaaaatcaaGTTATGCGGGTGTCAACATAAATCTTGAAGATCTTGAAAGTGACCCAGGATTGAGAACACCGATTATGGACCATCCTTTAAAAATTCGTGATCAAGTTCGGCGAGCATATATGCAAAAAGGTCCTTGTCAACCTCACCTCAAGCCATTTCCATCGACAAAAGTTGGAACTCAATCAAGAGCATTCAATTGTGCTTGGTATGAGGAATTTCAAAATTGGCTTGAATATAGTGTATCCAAAGATGGTGCATTTTGTCTGTATTGTTATCTGTTTAAATCAAATTGCGGAGGACAATCAGGTGGTGATTCATTTGTTGGTCAAGGATTCAGAAATTTTAAAAATGGAAAAGCAAGACTTTATACTCATGTGGAG CGTTGTGATATTCTTAGAGAAAAGCAAGATGCTATTATTTCCGAAGCACTCAAGTGTGGTGAAATTTCAAGTGGAAGAGGGCTAAATCAAGAAACCAATCTTAAACGTCCCAGTGATACTCGTTGGGGTTCACATTATGCTACATTGGTAAGCTTGATTAACTTATTCTCCCCTATAACTAATGTTCTTCAAATAATAGTAGACGATGGCCGAGCAAACTCTGAACAAAG TCTACATTTAATGAAAGCATTTTTGGGAATAACAAATGAATTGTCAAAAGCACTACAAAGAAAAGATCAAGATATTGCAAATGCCATGAAATTAGTGGAAATTTGCAAGAAAAGATTACAAGCAATGAGAGACAATGAATGGGATTCCTTTCTTAATCAAGTCTCAACCTTTTGTGCTAAATATAATGTGGATGTTCTTGATATGGATGATACATTTGTTGCCCAAGGTCGATCACGGCGCAAAACTCAAGAAATGACAAATTTACATCACTATCGTGTGGAATTCTTTTTTGTTGTTATTGATATCCAACTTCAAGAGCTAAATGAACGTTTCAATGAGGTAAACACCGAACTACTTCTTTGTTTAGCTTCTCTGTGCCCTGGTGATTCATTTGTAGCTTTTGACAAAAAAAAGTTGGCCCGGTTTGCTGAGTATTATCCCAAAGACTTTTCTACTTTTGAGCTTATGATACTCGATGATCAACTTGAAACTTACATTATTGATGTACGTACTACTGAGAAGTTCTTGGGTTTGAAAAGTATTGGAGATCTTACTCAAAAAATGGTCAAGACAAAGAAAGATATTGTCTATCCACTGGTGTATCGACTTATTACATTGGCATTGATTCTACCTGTTGTTACTGCTACGGTGGAAAGAGTATTTTCTTctatgaatattttgaaaaatagattGCGTAATCGAATGGGAGATCAATGGATGAATGATTGTTTACTTGTGTACATTGAAAAAGACATTTTCAATAGCCTTGACAATGAAGTTATCATGCAACGATTTCAAAACATGAAAACCCGTCGAGGCagattgtaa